Proteins from a single region of Flavobacteriales bacterium:
- a CDS encoding acyloxyacyl hydrolase, with product MSGFCQSSWTDNTSLMATSHVGYVLPEYSFFNYVAEDYVHSVDLCLLRETTGKTPWEQLYHYPEYGVSLFFSTLGNNKVFGHELALTYFFRVNIATWNRLRLYQRIGIGLGYVNKKYHVNDNYLNVATGSHLNIHFNMRFGLDYKLTDRLNLNTGLSFDHFSNANTVKPNLGINYVTGFTGLSYRLGASTERQFHEPEKHERKNIAYLVTSIGGKQTHAGNKDYFWTGSLSLECHRTFWRAFHLGAGADLFFDSSTKLQMLKFDLTYKNSYPFQSGIHISQTLLYNHFSVTIQEGIYLGLTEHVDNNVMYNRGIIRYQWNDRFNIRLAMKSHAYILDYPELGFGIKL from the coding sequence ATGTCAGGCTTCTGCCAATCCTCATGGACAGACAACACCAGCCTCATGGCTACCTCGCATGTGGGATACGTCCTCCCTGAATATTCCTTTTTCAACTATGTGGCGGAAGATTATGTGCACTCGGTTGATCTTTGTCTGCTCAGGGAGACCACCGGAAAAACACCCTGGGAGCAACTATACCACTACCCGGAATATGGCGTGTCGCTGTTTTTTTCTACCCTGGGGAACAACAAGGTCTTCGGTCATGAACTAGCGCTCACCTATTTCTTCCGGGTCAATATCGCCACCTGGAATCGTTTGCGGCTGTATCAACGTATCGGGATTGGGCTGGGCTATGTCAACAAAAAGTATCACGTCAACGACAACTACCTGAATGTGGCCACCGGTTCGCATCTGAACATTCATTTCAACATGCGCTTCGGCCTCGACTATAAACTGACCGACCGCCTGAACCTGAACACCGGTCTGTCTTTCGATCACTTCTCCAATGCCAACACCGTCAAGCCCAACCTGGGCATCAACTACGTCACCGGTTTCACAGGCCTGAGTTACCGGCTGGGTGCTTCCACCGAACGCCAGTTTCACGAACCGGAAAAGCATGAACGGAAAAACATCGCCTACCTGGTAACCAGCATCGGTGGCAAACAGACACACGCAGGGAACAAGGATTATTTCTGGACCGGTTCTCTGTCCCTGGAATGCCACCGGACCTTCTGGCGCGCCTTCCACCTGGGGGCCGGTGCCGACCTGTTCTTTGATTCCTCCACCAAACTGCAAATGCTCAAGTTCGACCTCACCTACAAGAATTCATATCCCTTCCAAAGTGGGATACACATCTCGCAAACTCTGCTGTATAACCATTTCAGCGTAACGATCCAGGAGGGTATTTACCTGGGACTTACGGAGCATGTAGACAACAATGTGATGTACAACCGCGGCATCATACGGTACCAGTGGAACGACCGCTTTAACATAAGACTGGCGATGAAATCCCATGCCTATATCCTGGACTATCCGGAGTTGGGCTTTGGCATCAAACTGTAA
- a CDS encoding DUF2807 domain-containing protein, with translation MKNVFVILCALLLLSACGKKNNTEERFSALPAFNKVRLDATFNVYLTEDTVYSLTTVADKKLMDDITYTVEDSVLIIGSTRKWKWLTPTKNNVKLYIHSKPLKEVNPKETCHIETTNAVTSVEFGLVLESKTSEADLELDCGIFYYWMNSPSGGKIRLHGKVEQLRLWNDHYVSVDARDLTATTAHVENNSRSNCEITVVNKLEYKIGGIGDIHLYGSPPVIVEQEVTSTGRLVVH, from the coding sequence GTGAAAAACGTTTTTGTCATATTGTGTGCGTTGCTGCTGTTGTCTGCCTGTGGTAAAAAGAACAACACGGAGGAAAGGTTCAGTGCGCTGCCGGCCTTCAACAAAGTCCGGTTGGATGCCACCTTTAACGTATACCTGACCGAAGACACCGTGTACTCTCTCACCACTGTAGCCGATAAAAAACTCATGGATGACATCACCTACACGGTGGAAGACAGCGTGCTCATCATTGGCAGCACAAGAAAATGGAAGTGGCTCACGCCAACAAAAAACAATGTCAAGCTATACATCCATTCCAAACCATTAAAGGAGGTGAACCCGAAAGAAACCTGCCACATCGAGACCACGAATGCTGTTACCTCCGTGGAGTTCGGACTGGTTCTCGAAAGCAAGACCAGCGAAGCCGACCTGGAGCTCGACTGCGGCATTTTCTATTACTGGATGAATTCACCCAGCGGCGGAAAGATCCGTCTGCACGGAAAGGTGGAACAGCTGCGCTTGTGGAATGACCATTATGTGTCCGTAGATGCCCGGGACCTCACCGCCACCACTGCCCATGTGGAAAACAACTCCAGAAGCAACTGTGAGATCACCGTTGTAAATAAACTCGAATACAAGATCGGCGGCATCGGTGACATTCATTTATACGGTTCCCCACCGGTCATCGTTGAACAGGAAGTGACCTCGACGGGGAGGTTGGTGGTGCATTGA
- a CDS encoding nucleotidyl transferase AbiEii/AbiGii toxin family protein, whose protein sequence is MIQPGEIQSIAGREGVRDTQIEKDYVVSWVTYGVSNNPFLKKNLVFKGGTVLKKVYFPDYRFSEDLDFTFTPSGRSDSEGGGKDFDIEGIKAAFNKLIEWVYEESRISLSVQNETQHDTGNYNFYLSYTGPLGGTGANKDIKVDISQDELIYNTPEEKQIINTYSDLEEKYSILCYPLGEVIAEKMRSVMQRTAPRDIYDLWYLFEVEGQNIEDHIFAFQDKAKHKGYDPGELIRVMEQKEKTFAKHWNDHLANQMTEIPDFDDVWRELGKHWRKFQKFIE, encoded by the coding sequence GTGATACAACCGGGAGAAATACAATCCATAGCCGGAAGGGAAGGTGTCCGGGACACACAAATTGAAAAGGACTACGTTGTTTCCTGGGTGACCTATGGTGTTTCAAACAATCCGTTCCTGAAGAAGAACCTGGTATTCAAAGGTGGCACAGTATTGAAAAAAGTATACTTCCCGGATTATCGTTTTTCGGAAGACCTTGATTTCACTTTCACACCTTCCGGCCGCAGCGATAGCGAAGGCGGGGGAAAAGACTTTGACATTGAAGGCATAAAAGCTGCTTTCAACAAATTAATCGAATGGGTGTATGAGGAATCCCGGATTTCCCTCTCTGTTCAGAACGAAACACAACATGATACCGGAAATTACAATTTCTACCTTTCCTATACCGGGCCATTGGGTGGAACCGGAGCCAATAAAGACATCAAAGTTGATATCAGTCAGGACGAACTGATATACAACACACCGGAAGAAAAGCAGATCATCAACACCTATTCAGACCTTGAAGAAAAATACAGCATACTCTGCTACCCACTCGGGGAGGTGATTGCAGAAAAGATGCGTTCTGTTATGCAACGAACAGCTCCCAGAGACATCTACGACCTCTGGTATTTATTTGAAGTAGAAGGGCAGAATATTGAAGATCACATTTTCGCCTTTCAGGACAAGGCAAAGCACAAGGGTTATGATCCCGGCGAATTGATCAGAGTCATGGAGCAAAAAGAAAAGACTTTTGCAAAGCACTGGAACGATCATCTTGCAAATCAAATGACCGAAATACCGGATTTTGATGATGTGTGGCGGGAACTAGGAAAACATTGGAGAAAGTTCCAGAAATTCATTGAATAA